Genomic segment of Synchiropus splendidus isolate RoL2022-P1 chromosome 4, RoL_Sspl_1.0, whole genome shotgun sequence:
CTggaagtccgggatgttcgaaaaccaaggtaccacggtacttttcttgacttgacatggcTCGACGTGACAGCGGGATGGTGGACGCACTGACAAGGTAGACACAAAGAGAGGAACACCTTAGGGGAACAAAGCCTGCAGGTGCAGACAAGAACAGCATTTGGAGATgcagcaagacagacaaagtGACCCAGGAAGACgggacaaacaggaagtagccaaGAGTGGAAAACTAAAAGATCAAACATAACATAACTGACGACGCGTGACAGTCTTTCTTGTAAAGTTGATTGTAAGAGCAACCCAGACTCACCGCTGCTAAATAACAAGAGATGAATAAATGTTGACTGTTCTTTTAAGTCATCCTGGATGTGATTTctgtttacactttttttttagtgtgtgcCACTTATTTAATGGCTGTGGGCTGTTAAGTGTTACATTTGAAGTACTGTGCAgacgcgtttttttttttttttctctctctagaTTATATTACAGCCCTGTGCATATGATTTCTCCACATCTTGTGAAATGATCTTGCTGGATAGACAGATAATTTCACTTGTTTCGAGTATATATTTACTCAGAATTAGCGTTTTCCGTATTTAAGATGTCCCTTTTTGCAGTGAAGGCATCTTGTCCCGTGAAAGGCATAaagctctcttctcttcttgtgTTCGTTGAGTCGAAGGGTTGAAGGATGACAAGTAGATAGAAGTACTTTTCTGAAGTTCTTTGGCTCACACACCAGGAGTTTAGCATGAGCACACTGGTcttacacacagacacaccacaaGACGAGCTTTTAAACACAACCAGCCAACTGCTGCAGTTGACAGTGAAGAAGATACTCCTTATTCCTTCATTCAATACTTTGTTATACACTTCCATTGAATCATAACAATCTGCAACTCAAGCAAGTTATTGGACTTGGCGTGCAACATATCGACTGAACTTGACTGTGTGATGCGTGGATGTATGAAAAACAATTGGGCCTGTTTATAATGGCAAATGCtttttgactttatttattttcaggtttttattGCTTCTTTCTTTGGAACATTCAGGTACATTTCAAGAATGCATTCATCACCAGTCTTGGTGCCTGACATCGTTTGTGTCACCCTCCAGGGGTCAGTATTGGGTCCAAAACCATCGCACCTTCATGTCGATCAGCAAGCGCGTAGTAGTGACCCGAGTTACAGAGTGACAGTCAGTTCAGATTATGTTGAGATGAAAGTACGAAtggtattgaaaaaaaaaaacattcttttttgAGGATTTGAGGGGATTTGCAGGTTTGCTGAGGGAAAGGTGGATTGGACAAACATAATTACAATAGATTCTAATTCTAGTTTACgcaaaacaaaagttaaaaaatattCCTTggaaattctaaaaaaaaaaaaaaacacacacacatagacctGCATGGCGTGGACATTGAGAGagttcatgaaaacaaaccaagCATTGCTATGAAGAGGAATCAAAACACCTTGCGGACCACAAACCTCTCCACAGCCTATACTGCTCTTTAGCGTTACCATATTTGAATTACAGCTCGGATGTTTGATGTTTTAACACAACACTGCTCTGGTGgaccaacatgaaaacaaacgaTTGTCAAACAAGGAAATTTAGAAAATCCGTCTTGGGCAAATGTAGGACAAGAGAACATCAATCATATTCTTGATGATGGGGGATTTGGGATGGATGGCATGCGGAAGATAATGAGCCAATGTCATGTCCCAGGCATCCACCCAGCGGACATTCACGCACttgaacacagccctgaggatcTTGTCCCGCTCAAATGTGTAAAAGTCGCTGTTGGTCCACGCAACAGCTGGAGTTAAATATCTGAGGTTTGCTGTCCGGATGACCACCACAGTGTCTGGAGCTCTGTTCAGCAGTCGCATCACAGCGCCGCGGATGCTCTGCAGTCTTCGGATGTAGATCTCATTGGGAAATGTGCTGAAGTGAGCCCAGATGCCAAAAATCACAACAGTGTCTGCTCCGCCGGCCAGCGCGTCCAGTTCATTCGCAATATAGCGAAGCTCCGCGACAGGAAGTGGAGTGAAACGCAGCGGTGGACCATGAACCCGGAAGCTCACCATTGTGTTTCTTCTGTAGTCAATGGACATGAAAGGTCCAACCTTTTCTACACTGTTGAAGTTAAACGGCCGGAGATCTGCCGAATGAAAAAGAGATTGAATGAGTCATATGTATTGAATTCATTACATGATAGCAAAACTCTGAATACATGTGTGGTGAGCATTACTTGGTAATCTTCCCGTTAAATATTCATACCACTGCCTCACAGTGGAGTCCCCGTAGAAGTACAGCCTTTTATTCTGCAGGCAGTGACTGATGGAAACAGATGAGTTGAAATGATGAACTGGTGTGCCGCTCAATCTTTGCCACACGCCCTTGTAGTAGTAACCAGGCTGGCTGAACTCTGGCCTGCTTTTCATGTCTATTTTGACAAAGACAGAAAGGAAATgtcggaaaaaaaagaaaaaaagatttgtgatccaacaaatttctttcagaaTTGGCAATAATTATCATGACCTTTGATTTGTGGCAAAACATTTACACTTGCTCCTCCGGAGGGAGGAATGGGAACTTTCATGTTGATTTTACTGTGAAGGAGAAGGAACATTTAGGAGAGTCTCTGAAGTGCCGAACAATATATCACTCACAACTGATTTGGTTTCCAATCCCTTACTAACAGACAATCAATTTTTCATGAAAGAAGTGGTCAGTCAGACTTTACTACCTACTGCGGCTCCCCCACTCACTCTCACTCCTTGCTCAAGCTCATGACAGAATGAACCCAGAACCCATGGCAGGAGATGATCATGAGTTCACATGCACAAATGAATTGATAGTTGTGTGCCAGCTTTAGTGTGCAGGCTTGTTAAAACGTTGTGAGACAGAGCCGATGTCTATCTGCAATTGTGCGTTTGAGAAGCTAGCTAGAAGCCACTGAGAGGTTTGGCATCGCTCCACGCAGACAAGCTCTAACCCTTTCTCCGCATGTGACGTGAAAACACTAAATTCACATGTCTTTTTGGGTTGAAACTGACTGAAAGCGTCTGTATTTACTCAGTGATTAACATTTGCTGGGACAGTTATGAAGCCACAAACGGGGCTCTGCTTGATCACAGTAATCTGGATCATCCGGACAGATGCAAGTCGCAATTTCATAAAAGGATCGTGAAATCTGTTTGTGTGACACAACCGTAATGCAGATAGCGGGGACAATGGTGGAAAAGGTTTGAGCTGACGCCACAGGGAGgtgaaggagatgaagacaAATACACGTCTAAACGCCGGGGACCAGAACCATACGTCAGTAAACCAGAGCTTAGTGCAGGAGTgcaggagcctatcccagcagacATTAGGCGAGCGGCagaaatacaccctggacaggccacAGGAATCTACTACAAGAAAATGACAAGGTTGACCCACTTCTCATGGTCATTTTGCTGAAAGACAGGGGCAACAAACGGCTTAATACTACTCCTCTTAATGCCTTAATCCAAAATAGAATCATGGTTAACTATTACATATCAAGTCAAAGCTGTTAAAAATGGACATCACTCACCCGACCCGGCGTCAATGGATGCTTACCTCTGAAAAAGACCCCCATAGGGGCCGAAGGTTACCCTAAAGTTGGTCCTGGAGTGGATAACTCTGCTGTCACAGTCCAGCTTCTTGGGCTTGTAGCAGAACCATGGTTCTCTTGTCTTGACGTCAGTAAAGTCACATATGGGTGCCTCAGTTGGACGCAGGCAAACATTGCATATggctgtttctgtttctttaCCTTGGCTGAATAAGCTAACAAACTGAACTCTGTCTGGACGCTCTTTAGTCAGTCTGCCCAGGACTGTGATGGCCTCGCTGGGATGAACTAAGGTGACCTGAGAAAAAGACAGTCAGAGTGAAAACTTAGCCTTAAATGTCTAATTCTTGTCAAGAGAAGTGTGTTTTGTAAAGGCTGACCTCAACATCCGCTCGCCCAGACCAGAGTAAAGGAAACACAGCCGAGTAGGAACCGTTGAGATGATCAACAATCCGTCCAGTGGCACCAGCGTGTAGATCTGGGTTGTGGACTCGTGCGATAATAAAATCACCTCCAGTCTTTTTCGGGTTGCCATGGAAGTCCTTCATTTCGATCATGACAGTGAGCTCTTCACCGACATGCCACTGCTGCCCTCCATCTTTGGGTAGAATGATGAAGCTACTGGTCAGAGGATTGCTGGTTTTGCTTAGATAAAAATTTGCCGGCACTGAAGGCGTTTCTGGCCAAGCAGTAGATTCCAGAAGGAGGCGCTCTTCCAAAGTATTTTCAGGCGAAAGAGGCCGGAACACGCAGAAATCCTCAATGTTTGATGGAGCAGTTAAATTTATTTGGACAACCGAATTGTCCTGCATTCTGTCAGGGTCCTGGACCACCATTATGACAGGGAATCTCCACTGATCCtagaagaaaagagaaatcaTTCAGAGAAAATTCATCTTTCTTTCACGATCATCTGACTGGTCATGTGCAACACTACACACATTTtcttaaatgaaacaaaaagtgagacTCTTGCTCCTAAAGGTAAGCCACTGATTCCTCATGATTCCTGTTTGCGATTTGACTCTTTTGCAGTGGCAGTTCTGGATGAATTCTGCTGCAGGGGCCAGAGTGGGGGCCACAGTTTAATCACAGGAACATGttaaaatgacaacaatatagcaacaaaaatgtttcttgggCACGACACAAcaaattcacatgaaaacacataTTTGCCGATTCGATTTATATTACCATTCTTTGTCCAATTCGATTTATGTCGCGATTGTGATtcatcaatttaaaaataaataatgacaaaacacacatcatAGTTGTCCACAGACATTGAGTCAAATGGACGTGGTTATATTTGTGTATGTATAAAGACTATTATTCACTCTTTACAAATGCTTTACACAgcagtttatgtgcaataacacggtgccagaacaggttctgagaGTGGTATTTTGGGGACTAGATTGTTTCAGTGACTGCGAGCCTGCGTTGTCAAAGACCACAgcgcagatgcagcaggagagagacgcgATGTGaaatggattaaataaccaatatccaactactttcctCAGAACGCCAGACAACCACTGGTAGCATAGAGGATGCTATTCTAGTATCTACAATCCCTCAGAGCTAAACTGAGCAGTGGTTAGCACACGACTTCCAGGGCTGCCGTGAACCTCTCACAGAAGAGTGTTGTTTGTATATCTATTACTAatgcagtaggtggcgctcgcTAAACAAACACTGTAGAGTGATGCAAGCGCCAGCTGCGTGAAACCAGCCACGAGTCCTTGGTTTAGGTTTGGCAATAGTTGTTGTTTGACAATAACAGCTTGTCACGAGTATTAAACTGTTTCATCGGCTGCtctgctgagcaggagacaaaaaataaattccgGGTAGATGGAAAACTCTACATCTCAAAATGCGACATTTATCATGGCTGAATAATCTAGCCATGGAAGAAGGTTGCACCACTGTACATCTCCTGTCCCATCAGAGTGCTTGGGCTGGCTGATATATACGGAAAGATCCACAGTGAAGAGAGGCGCAGCTTCCAATGACATGTCATTACTAATGTGCACGTCTGTTATACATAATTGTGTTGTTATTCAATAAAGGTCTCATACTTGTTTTGTCTTCGCATaagaaccttttttttcaaaaagaacaaacaaaaaagaaaataattataTGACACGAAAAGCAACAGACTTACTAGTGATCAATGCACGGTGACGTGGAATCAAGTGGTTTTGCTTATCTTAGCTTAGCTTTATCTTTGTCGCCCGTGCTAACTTCTAACCGTGAGAACCTGGTGTTCTCAGCATCAAACGCCACTCCACAAGCCTGTCAGTCTCCCTCCCAGCACTCGGGTGGTCGCATTAGTGAGAGTATCGGTGCTGGTGCGGAAACTCTTCCCAAGCGCCGATCAGGGTCGAGGTGATGCCTAACATGTGTGACGTAAATTGTATAACATTGTAATGTATCTGAattatacttaaaaaaaatgggcTCAAAAAAGGCAACAAAAACATCTTGGGTAGATGAGCCTTCTCTGCTCATTAACAAGCGCAAGGGTCCTCTGGGGCCCCTCTTTGCCATAAATGCAAGAAGTAAAAGGCACCAGCACTAACACTGCCCACTACCTGAAACTCCCTCAGACAAAGGAACAGGTTGCACTGCATTCTCACCTTTTCACCTCCGCTGAAGGCTCCACCCCTCACTTTCTACAGTACCCAGACAAGTTACATGTATACTTTCTGTTCTAATACAGTGATTTAAAAGTCTCCACATCTCACCTTGAAGTTGAAGTCCAAGTAATGTGACAGTAGAACGCTGACAAGCAgcaccagaaaaacaaaaacggcTAAACATTTTTGACAGCTGGATTTGTCTGTAATGCAAACTTTCACCTCCATGCTCAGCCAACTATCATCGTCAGCAGTCAATCTGtcaatgaaagaatgaaatacATAGATTCAgactttttgtgaaaaaaagggggaaaaaactcTCACGAATGTTCTGAACATATATTCAAACACAATCACAGAGCTCTGTTGTTGTggtcaatataaaaataaataaactgggAAATAGTAATGTCTTAATGTGTGTATCTCTTCTCAATaatgtcataaataaataaataaaataaatgtttatttcatttatggTGCCTATGTTTGAGTGTCACATGTGTCAAAAGTATTTACTGGAGTTTATCCAATGTCCCTTTCATGCCATCTCGATGATGGGAACGAGAAACCACCGCAACACCCTCtcccaacagtttttttttctttgatgggCACTGAATACAATACAACAAATCTCATTtagttaaaataaatgtcataatTATTTAACCCAGAGTGAAAATTTCTTAAgttaataaataactaaataagaaatgtaggaaaaaaatacacaaatgcgACATGAACAAAACACTTCCAGTGGGAAAACCATTTTGTTTACCAACCCTTGTTAAGACCAAACACACCAAGTCCAGGGCTGTATTATATGAAAGGTAGagaatgaaatattaaacatttttgacagtTAATTGCATTCTATTTGTTCCTTTACTTAATTGTACAGAATTATCTCGTCTTAACTTGACATTTCtttagaaaatatattttgggacAATTGTGTGCttatatatttttctctttaaaaaaaatcgcaATGACTTGCTCGCATAAAATATACTtctatttaaagaaaaatgaacaAGATATATTTGCAACAGATATGGACAAATAATAATTCGATTACACCTAAATGTAACATCGCACACCGAGATAACAATGGAATGTTTGATGAACGAAACAGTTTAGTGAACTACACGTGGATGTTTTGCAGACACGTTTGCAAAACATCCACGTCTGCTGGGGGTAAAGTTCTACTGGAGTTTCACTTTAAATCAATGCATTTGAATCTTGCCGTTTCAGTTTCGTGGCCAGCAGACGGAACCTCGccgatctaaaaaaaaatacatcaccaATGTCGGACTTTCCTCTTAAACCTTAGCGACACACATTCAAAACGATAGAATATTTCAATTACAGGTCACAATAGGTGAACACCGCGACTTACTGTATGTCCCTGCTTGTTGAGGAAGTGAACGTGATTTGATGCAGAACCTGTTCGACTTGTCGCACTCCGGCTCTGCTTCTCATTGACTTGCGTCACTAGCGCCCCTGTAGGCCAACGGCCGCTATGAACAGCGCCTGCAtcgaaggaaaaaaataatgggGACGCacggaaatgaaatgaatttgtgGCCGAAACcgaataaaatttaaaatgcttgGCCGAATACCAAATGTGGATAAGTCCTTTTAAATAGTCTAGAATACATTTGAATACATGGTTGTCAATGAAAGTTCCAGACGCTCTGCACATACTAACTGATTCAATTATTGAATagtttaaacataaaaaaaaacaaaactatttcaGGCTTTTCTtgtggataataataataataataatagtgtatAAGTCCGCCTAGCCATAGTGATTAGGCTCATAATGTTAACAGAAGGTCCCTGATAGTTTGGTTGAGCACAACAACTGCTTTTCTATTCTCGCTCTCCAACTGTAAAATATCCAAAAACTTCAGTACTGTATGCAGGCATTGAATCACACTTAGCACTGCTGCGTTGCCATGATGACGGTCAGAGCCAGATGCACTTGATACTTGGCACCGTGGACCAGAAAGAAATGATTTAAACAGAGAGGGAACATATGGAACATGTCAAAATAATTTCCACTTGAGTTGAACCACTCCTGTTTCGTCactacacacatacatacaaatATAATTGTActgtatttgtgatttttttttaaagcagcaaTGTTATTCCCTTTGTGTTCAGTGTAAGTTAACCTTCTGTTTATTGTATTTCAAAACACAACCCTACATTTATTAGGGATAATGAAAATGAACAGAATTACAATACACAGCAATGAAAGTGACACTTGATGCGTTGCCTTCTCAGCTGCACGTATTGGCAGCGAGTGACATGAACTTTATTCAACATGGATCTGGTGAGCCAAGACAAATGCAGCACGTCATCACGCTGCCTTCACCATCATCCTTGTAGCTTTGAGGGAGTAAGGCGCTTTCCATGTATCCCAGTGGAGGCCTGAGGCCCAGCCGAGGTGGTTACCCAGCTCATGCCAGTCACCATTGAGCTCAGCCGAACCACAGCGGCTGTACCACCAACCGCCTCTCCTGGTGGACACGCATTCATTCTCTGCAATATCACCAAAGATGCACGGGGAGCAGCCATCGTTGTCACGGTCAATTGTGCTGAAGTTACCCTCTATGGGTATAGTTGTTCATCGTAAATATGggagcacaacacacacagtccatTTTACCTTCCAGACTACCAAATCCATCCTTGTAAGCCGCCCATTTTCTGTCGAAAGACACTTCATTTCCACTGCGTCTTTGAAAGACAGTCCAGCCTCCTTCTGACATCCTCCATCTCACAGAACACCTGAGGACAAGTAAGGATGTGAAGTGTGTGTTAACCAAAACAAACTGCTCACCTTagccaggacctaaaccaaatttcaattcaattacaATAACCCAGATATTTGGAAGTTTTGACCCTTAAACTTGTGGAGCAAAACGAGCCACAAATACATAAGGGCCCTACCAAGTAGTTTTAATAGAACTGGTCAAGGACCACACACACTGACCCggaattgaatatatatatataccaatataaaatatattaataataaatacaccATCTATATTAATTTAAACAGTTTGTTATGTTTGACATATTCCATCACAAATTTTCACTTGACTCTGATGCGAATGTTGGCCATGCTTTCTCACCTGAAAGGAATTGTTGACTCCAGGAGGCTGAATGATGAAGACTCCACTGGTAGTTTGAAGTGAGCGACCTTTAATGTCACTGCAATCTGTTCCTGAGAGCAGCAAAGCAGGTCGCAGACTCGCAGCTGGAAGTACATTTTTCCACAAGTCTTCACTTGGTTTTTACCCTGAGCTAAGCTTGTTAGGGGGCAGACCACGCATCAAGTAGATACCCAAGGTACCAGGATGTAACCATGGTTCTACAAATGCAAGCAACACCTTCTAACTGGCCTGCCCAGCTGACCTGCTTATACTGAACCAGTTGCAATGAAGATCGTAGGAAGTATGCCCCTTCTATAGGGTAAAGCTATGCTGGCCCTCGTCGGTGGAATGTGCATTGATCTTTCTCAGTACCAAGGCAGTGCCTTGACAGTAGATACCCTAAAAATACCCAAAGCCTGTTTACAGGGCGTTG
This window contains:
- the LOC128757331 gene encoding NXPE family member 3-like, producing the protein MEVKVCITDKSSCQKCLAVFVFLVLLVSVLLSHYLDFNFKDQWRFPVIMVVQDPDRMQDNSVVQINLTAPSNIEDFCVFRPLSPENTLEERLLLESTAWPETPSVPANFYLSKTSNPLTSSFIILPKDGGQQWHVGEELTVMIEMKDFHGNPKKTGGDFIIARVHNPDLHAGATGRIVDHLNGSYSAVFPLLWSGRADVEVTLVHPSEAITVLGRLTKERPDRVQFVSLFSQGKETETAICNVCLRPTEAPICDFTDVKTREPWFCYKPKKLDCDSRVIHSRTNFRVTFGPYGGLFQSKINMKVPIPPSGGASVNVLPQIKDMKSRPEFSQPGYYYKGVWQRLSGTPVHHFNSSVSISHCLQNKRLYFYGDSTVRQWYEYLTGRLPNLRPFNFNSVEKVGPFMSIDYRRNTMVSFRVHGPPLRFTPLPVAELRYIANELDALAGGADTVVIFGIWAHFSTFPNEIYIRRLQSIRGAVMRLLNRAPDTVVVIRTANLRYLTPAVAWTNSDFYTFERDKILRAVFKCVNVRWVDAWDMTLAHYLPHAIHPKSPIIKNMIDVLLSYICPRRIF